From Pseudomonas sp. CCI4.2, one genomic window encodes:
- a CDS encoding sensor histidine kinase translates to MRNERLKTGAAPVPEKEFFLPELCVPQALLVLVVLAELLVMVLVLVEPMVAGFNWVRLALISMFVQWIVLLSAAVMCGLRPWLARLPAGVAGMLCCALVVGLTLACTAVTEYCELAGTATVGVRVERYFRYALIALIMSALMLRYFYLQSQWRKQQQAELRARIESLQARIRPHFLFNTLNSIASLVASDPIKAEQAVLDLSDLFRASLAKPGNLVTWRDELELAKRYLSIEQYRLGERLQLDWVVSAIPDDLPIPQLTLQPLLENALLYGIAPRIEGGVVRVEATYKEGEFVLCVSNPYDEVAKKQTSNGTHQALVNIGARIAALFGPRASLSVERRDGRHFTCLRYPCARLTQEAKAI, encoded by the coding sequence ATGCGAAATGAACGGTTGAAAACGGGTGCTGCACCAGTACCTGAAAAAGAATTTTTCTTGCCGGAACTGTGCGTGCCCCAAGCATTGTTGGTGCTGGTGGTACTGGCTGAGCTATTGGTCATGGTTCTGGTGTTGGTCGAGCCCATGGTTGCGGGGTTCAACTGGGTGCGACTGGCGCTGATTTCAATGTTTGTGCAGTGGATCGTTCTGCTTTCAGCCGCTGTGATGTGTGGTCTGCGTCCTTGGTTGGCGCGTTTGCCGGCAGGCGTCGCAGGTATGTTGTGTTGTGCATTGGTGGTGGGTTTGACCCTGGCATGCACGGCGGTGACAGAGTATTGCGAACTGGCAGGAACGGCGACGGTCGGAGTTAGGGTAGAGAGGTATTTTCGCTATGCGCTGATTGCGCTAATCATGTCGGCACTGATGTTGCGTTATTTTTATCTGCAGAGTCAGTGGCGCAAGCAGCAGCAAGCGGAATTGCGCGCCAGGATCGAATCACTGCAAGCTCGAATCCGGCCGCACTTTCTCTTCAATACGCTTAACAGTATCGCCAGCTTGGTCGCCAGCGACCCGATCAAGGCCGAGCAGGCGGTGTTGGATCTTTCCGATTTGTTTCGTGCGAGCCTCGCCAAACCTGGAAATCTTGTTACATGGCGTGACGAACTTGAATTGGCGAAACGTTATCTTTCGATTGAGCAATATCGTCTCGGCGAGCGTCTACAGTTGGACTGGGTGGTGAGTGCGATTCCGGACGACTTGCCAATTCCACAGCTAACCTTACAGCCGTTACTTGAAAACGCCTTGCTTTACGGCATTGCACCGAGGATTGAAGGCGGTGTAGTTCGGGTAGAAGCAACCTATAAAGAGGGGGAGTTCGTATTGTGCGTCAGCAATCCGTATGACGAAGTCGCCAAAAAGCAGACTTCCAACGGCACCCATCAGGCACTCGTGAACATTGGTGCGCGAATTGCGGCACTTTTTGGCCCGCGCGCCAGTCTGAGCGTGGAACGCCGTGACGGTCGTCACTTCACCTGTCTACGCTATCCTTGTGCGAGACTCACGCAGGAAGCCAAAGCAATATGA
- a CDS encoding class I adenylate cyclase, which translates to MTRTFEIRPDLNEGIDRKVLSQLRNRFLTVNDGRLGRAMEGLSTRQQAVLTLLPLFFHVNHPLLPGYVSGSTPAGVSGYDPNAQALAEAQRLTRSFSYKQRHGDLPQPIHGLFLMGSLGTLAQAEQSDMDVWVCHDSELSPDAIAELRKKCQALETWALSQGAEAHFFLIDPKRFVLGERDAQLSSEDCGTTQHYLLLDEFYRTAIWLAGRTPLWWLVPIYEEPHYSAYTHTLISKRFIRADEILDLGHLAHIPPGEFIGAGLWQLFKGIESPYKSVLKLLLTEVYASEQPHVQCLSLRFKHAVFANTLNLDELDPYMMVYRRIEEYLNARCEPERLELVRRSLYLKVNKKLTGLPRQRTTSWQRLLLERLTKEWKWDERQLALLDSRSQWKVRQVATERRALVNELNHSYRFLTEFARKQKAVSLINKRDLNVLGRRLYAAFERKAGKVEFINPGIAPDLAEDTLTLVQSPNKREPGKTQWALYNGSLGAHECEHFSPIKRSRELLELLTWCHRNNVIDHTTRLALHPGTSDLTELELFNLIGSLQQAIPLPLGLVSEEHLLRPSVPSEVLLLVNVGIDPLKHHRDLNILMTTERTDSLSYAGVRENLVLTFDQITLNSWNEIVVSRYDGPHALLDCLSNVLSNLPEGAQQPRVRVRCFCHNRAPAIALRVEELVKTAQLLLARRLNHRYLIQVQQQYHVLEIVPGQINHVPLSSLPALLDYLSEELPSYSPLHVDPYALNDHDLALILPHGQPECIQVFYRISEPYADLYVLDEHNALWHQRLPYFDEPCLLLPLQRFFQSLVYRRGALLPLDNPLEPLTLETLYYQISPNGPGRARRIEPRTAPATPADKPFYEVQAIIEEATPGQLSVTLYCNQREFSELEYGEQLFTVVAEQILQQRSEGERYRCYITDLDLSGLLGDVRGQSILFLRYKADLESSLNDAMDSA; encoded by the coding sequence ATGACGCGTACCTTTGAAATCCGCCCCGACTTGAATGAAGGCATTGACCGCAAGGTTCTCAGCCAGCTGCGCAACCGCTTTCTGACCGTCAACGATGGGCGGCTGGGCCGGGCCATGGAAGGTCTGTCGACGCGCCAACAAGCGGTATTGACGCTGCTGCCGCTGTTCTTCCACGTCAACCATCCCCTGTTGCCTGGTTATGTGTCCGGCAGCACACCTGCTGGAGTTTCCGGCTATGACCCGAACGCCCAGGCGCTGGCTGAAGCTCAACGGTTGACCCGGTCCTTTTCCTACAAGCAACGCCACGGTGATTTGCCGCAGCCGATTCACGGCCTGTTTTTGATGGGCAGTCTCGGCACACTAGCCCAGGCCGAGCAGAGTGATATGGATGTCTGGGTCTGTCACGACTCGGAGCTGAGCCCGGATGCTATCGCCGAATTGCGAAAAAAATGCCAGGCGCTGGAAACCTGGGCCCTTAGCCAAGGCGCCGAAGCGCATTTTTTTCTCATTGATCCCAAACGTTTTGTGCTTGGCGAGCGTGATGCGCAACTGAGCTCGGAAGATTGCGGCACTACCCAGCATTATTTGCTGTTGGATGAGTTTTACCGCACCGCTATCTGGCTGGCTGGCCGTACGCCGCTGTGGTGGTTGGTGCCCATCTATGAAGAACCCCATTACAGCGCATACACCCACACGCTGATCTCCAAGCGGTTCATTCGCGCGGATGAAATCCTCGACCTTGGCCATCTGGCACACATCCCGCCCGGCGAGTTCATCGGCGCGGGGCTCTGGCAACTGTTCAAAGGGATCGAATCGCCCTACAAGTCGGTGCTGAAACTTCTGCTGACCGAGGTCTACGCCAGCGAGCAGCCGCACGTGCAGTGCCTGAGCCTGCGTTTCAAGCACGCAGTGTTTGCCAACACGCTCAATCTTGATGAGTTAGACCCGTACATGATGGTTTACCGACGCATTGAGGAATACCTCAACGCACGATGTGAGCCCGAGCGCCTGGAGTTGGTGCGACGCAGCCTTTATTTGAAGGTCAACAAGAAACTCACCGGCTTGCCACGACAGCGCACCACCAGTTGGCAGCGCTTGCTGCTGGAACGTCTGACCAAGGAATGGAAGTGGGACGAACGACAGCTCGCGCTGCTCGACAGCCGCAGCCAGTGGAAAGTGAGACAAGTCGCCACCGAACGCCGAGCGCTGGTCAACGAGCTGAACCACAGCTATCGATTCCTCACCGAGTTTGCCCGCAAGCAAAAAGCCGTCAGCCTGATCAACAAACGTGACCTGAATGTGCTCGGGCGACGCCTTTATGCAGCGTTCGAGCGCAAGGCCGGCAAAGTTGAGTTCATCAATCCAGGAATCGCACCGGATTTGGCAGAAGACACACTGACCCTGGTGCAATCGCCGAATAAACGTGAACCCGGCAAAACTCAGTGGGCGCTCTACAACGGCAGCCTTGGCGCGCACGAGTGTGAGCACTTTTCACCGATCAAGCGCAGCCGGGAATTGCTCGAATTGCTGACGTGGTGTCACCGCAACAACGTGATCGACCACACCACGCGCCTGGCACTGCACCCTGGCACCAGCGATTTAACCGAATTGGAGCTGTTCAACCTGATCGGCAGCCTGCAACAGGCGATTCCCCTGCCCCTTGGCCTCGTCAGCGAGGAGCATTTATTGCGCCCCAGCGTGCCGAGCGAGGTCTTGCTGCTGGTCAATGTCGGCATCGATCCGCTCAAGCATCATCGCGACCTGAATATTCTGATGACCACCGAGCGCACCGACTCGCTGAGCTATGCCGGGGTTCGCGAAAACCTGGTGCTGACCTTCGACCAGATCACGCTTAACAGCTGGAATGAAATAGTGGTCAGTCGATATGACGGGCCCCACGCGCTGCTCGACTGCCTAAGCAATGTTCTCAGCAACTTGCCCGAGGGAGCACAGCAGCCGAGAGTGCGGGTGCGTTGCTTCTGCCATAACCGCGCGCCCGCCATTGCCCTTCGGGTCGAAGAGCTGGTGAAAACCGCACAATTGTTGTTGGCTCGACGCTTGAACCACCGTTACCTGATTCAGGTTCAGCAGCAGTACCACGTACTGGAAATCGTCCCCGGCCAGATCAACCATGTACCGCTGTCCAGTCTTCCTGCGCTGCTCGATTACTTGAGCGAAGAGCTGCCCAGTTACAGCCCGCTGCATGTGGACCCGTACGCGCTCAACGACCATGATTTGGCGTTGATCCTGCCTCACGGCCAGCCAGAGTGCATTCAGGTGTTCTACCGCATCAGCGAACCCTACGCTGATCTGTATGTGCTCGATGAACACAACGCCCTTTGGCACCAGCGCTTGCCCTACTTTGACGAGCCTTGCCTGTTATTGCCGTTACAACGCTTCTTCCAGTCTTTGGTCTATCGACGCGGCGCGCTGCTACCGCTGGACAATCCGCTTGAGCCTTTAACGCTGGAGACGTTGTACTACCAGATATCGCCCAACGGCCCCGGCCGCGCCCGACGCATAGAACCTCGCACGGCGCCCGCGACGCCCGCCGACAAACCGTTCTATGAAGTGCAAGCAATTATCGAAGAAGCCACGCCGGGGCAGTTGAGCGTTACCTTGTATTGCAACCAGCGAGAGTTTTCCGAGTTGGAGTATGGCGAGCAGTTATTCACCGTCGTTGCCGAGCAAATCCTGCAACAACGCAGCGAAGGCGAACGCTATCGCTGCTACATCACCGACCTCGACCTCTCCGGCCTGCTGGGCGACGTGCGCGGGCAGAGCATTTTGTTTTTACGCTACAAGGCCGACCTGGAAAGCTCGCTGAACGACGCGATGGATTCGGCTTGA
- a CDS encoding TIGR02647 family protein: protein MSYTPELVAELEILALFNLGNTLEGLKVHHIAAPKAIAAAQRLFDKGLITQFDGGYLTSLGLEAAEHAQSLLTILNVTETA, encoded by the coding sequence ATGTCGTATACCCCTGAGTTGGTTGCCGAACTGGAAATCCTCGCACTGTTCAATCTGGGCAATACCCTTGAGGGCCTCAAAGTCCATCACATAGCAGCTCCCAAAGCGATCGCCGCCGCACAGCGCTTGTTCGATAAAGGGCTGATCACTCAGTTCGATGGTGGTTACCTGACCAGTCTGGGTCTTGAAGCTGCCGAGCATGCCCAATCACTGCTGACCATTCTCAACGTCACCGAAACTGCCTGA
- a CDS encoding DUF1289 domain-containing protein yields MTTSNPAPVKPAKPLFSNVSPAVPSPCISICRLDEQKVCSGCWRHVEDIREWRSADDNRRRQICATAEQRKLNSEQRFE; encoded by the coding sequence GTGACCACGAGTAACCCAGCGCCGGTCAAACCGGCCAAGCCGCTGTTCAGCAACGTCAGCCCTGCCGTGCCGTCGCCGTGCATTAGCATTTGTCGCCTGGATGAGCAGAAAGTGTGCAGCGGTTGCTGGCGTCACGTGGAAGACATCCGCGAATGGCGCTCGGCGGACGACAATCGCCGCCGCCAGATCTGCGCGACGGCCGAGCAGCGCAAGTTGAACAGTGAGCAACGTTTCGAGTAG
- a CDS encoding DUF484 family protein, whose translation MTDQPQISAEKPSKASSEAAAPALEAEAIAAYLRQHPEFFADHEELLTTLRIPHKRGDTVSLVERQLNLLRERNIEMRHRLSQLMDVARDNDRLFDKTRRLMLALIDASSLEEVVIAVEDSLRQEFQVPFVSLILFSEKPMTVGRWVGADEAHKSIGGLISDDKIVCGALREHELSFLYGAEQGVQVGSSAVVALTHQGLHGVLAIGSRDPQYYKSSVGTLFLSYIADVLGRVLPRFTQPSHPVY comes from the coding sequence ATGACCGATCAGCCTCAGATTTCAGCCGAAAAGCCCAGCAAAGCCTCTTCCGAAGCCGCAGCGCCAGCCCTTGAAGCGGAGGCCATCGCCGCATATTTGCGTCAACACCCCGAGTTTTTTGCAGACCACGAAGAACTCTTGACCACCCTGCGTATACCGCACAAGCGCGGCGATACGGTCTCGCTGGTTGAGCGTCAGCTGAATCTGCTGCGCGAACGCAACATTGAAATGCGCCACCGTCTTTCGCAACTAATGGATGTCGCTCGAGACAATGACCGGTTGTTCGACAAGACCCGTCGGCTGATGCTGGCGTTGATAGACGCCAGCAGCCTGGAAGAAGTAGTGATTGCCGTAGAAGACAGCTTGCGCCAAGAGTTCCAGGTGCCTTTTGTCAGCCTGATCCTGTTCAGCGAAAAACCGATGACAGTCGGACGATGGGTCGGCGCAGATGAAGCGCATAAATCCATCGGCGGCCTGATTTCAGATGACAAGATAGTCTGTGGGGCATTGCGCGAGCATGAGCTGTCGTTTTTGTACGGCGCAGAGCAAGGCGTTCAAGTCGGCTCCAGCGCCGTCGTGGCACTGACCCATCAAGGCCTGCACGGCGTGCTGGCGATCGGCAGCCGCGATCCGCAGTACTACAAAAGCTCGGTCGGCACCTTATTCCTCAGCTACATCGCTGACGTGTTGGGCCGAGTATTGCCGCGCTTTACTCAACCTTCACACCCGGTTTATTAA
- the lysA gene encoding diaminopimelate decarboxylase, translating to MDAFNYRDGELFAEGVALSAIAERFGTPTYVYSRAHIEAQYTAYTDALSGMPHLVCFAVKANSNLGVLNVLARLGAGFDIVSIGELERVLAAGGSPDRVVFSGVGKTRQDMRRALEVGVHCFNVESTDELERLQIVAAELGVRAPISLRVNPDVDAGTHPYISTGLKENKFGIAIADAEDVYLRAAQLPNLEIIGVDCHIGSQLTSLPPFIDALDRLLALIDRLGDCGIHLHHVDLGGGLGVRYRDEEPPLASEYIAAVRERLDGRDLGLVFEPGRFIVANAGVLLTQVEYLKHTEHKDFAIVDAAMNDLIRPALYQAWMNVTAVRPRDTQPRTYDIVGPICETGDFLAKGRQLALAEGDLLAVHSAGAYGFVMSSNYNTRGRTAEVLVDGSEAFEVRRRETVAELFAGESLLPE from the coding sequence ATGGACGCCTTCAACTACCGCGACGGTGAGCTGTTCGCGGAGGGTGTAGCGTTGTCTGCCATTGCCGAACGCTTTGGCACGCCGACTTACGTTTACTCCCGTGCGCACATCGAAGCGCAATACACCGCGTACACCGACGCATTAAGCGGCATGCCGCACTTGGTGTGCTTCGCGGTAAAAGCCAACTCCAACTTGGGTGTACTCAATGTCCTGGCGCGCCTTGGCGCTGGTTTCGACATCGTGTCCATTGGTGAGTTGGAACGTGTATTGGCCGCCGGCGGCAGCCCCGACAGAGTCGTGTTTTCCGGCGTCGGCAAAACTCGCCAGGACATGCGTCGTGCGCTGGAAGTGGGCGTGCACTGCTTCAACGTTGAATCCACTGACGAACTCGAACGTCTGCAAATCGTCGCCGCCGAGCTGGGCGTTCGCGCGCCCATATCGCTGCGCGTCAATCCGGACGTCGATGCAGGCACGCATCCGTATATTTCCACCGGTCTCAAGGAAAACAAATTCGGCATCGCCATCGCTGACGCCGAAGACGTCTACCTTCGCGCCGCGCAGTTGCCAAACCTTGAAATCATCGGCGTCGATTGTCACATCGGTTCGCAACTGACCAGCCTGCCACCGTTTATTGATGCGCTCGATCGCTTGCTGGCACTGATCGATCGCCTCGGCGATTGCGGCATTCATCTGCACCACGTCGATCTCGGCGGCGGTCTGGGTGTTCGTTATCGCGACGAAGAGCCGCCCTTGGCCAGCGAATACATTGCTGCCGTGCGCGAGCGCCTTGACGGTCGCGACTTGGGGCTGGTGTTCGAACCCGGTCGCTTTATCGTGGCCAACGCTGGCGTGCTGCTAACGCAAGTGGAATACCTCAAGCACACCGAGCACAAGGATTTCGCCATTGTCGATGCGGCGATGAACGATTTGATCCGCCCGGCGCTGTATCAAGCCTGGATGAACGTGACGGCCGTGCGCCCCCGCGATACGCAGCCGCGCACTTACGACATCGTTGGACCTATCTGCGAAACCGGCGACTTTCTGGCCAAGGGCCGCCAATTGGCGCTGGCCGAAGGCGATCTGCTGGCCGTGCATTCGGCGGGCGCTTACGGTTTTGTGATGAGTTCAAACTACAACACCCGTGGCCGTACCGCTGAAGTACTGGTCGATGGCAGCGAAGCCTTTGAAGTGCGCCGCCGCGAAACCGTTGCAGAGCTGTTCGCCGGCGAAAGCCTGCTGCCGGAGTAA
- the argH gene encoding argininosuccinate lyase, whose product MSTDKTNQSWGGRFSEPVDAFVARFTASVTFDQRLYRHDIMGSIAHATMLAHVGVLTDAERDSIIDGLNNIQTEIEAGNFDWRIDLEDVHMNIEARLTDRIGVTGKKLHTGRSRNDQVATDIRLWLRDEIDLILAEITRLQQGLLGQAKREAETIMPGFTHLQTAQPVTFGHHMLAWFEMLSRDYERLVDCRKRLNRLPLGSAALAGTTYPIDRELVCKLLGFDAVGGNSLDSVSDRDFAIEFCSAASVAMMHLSRFSEELVLWTSAQFQFIDLPDRFCTGSSIMPQKKNPDVPELVRGKSGRVFGALMGLLTLMKGQPLAYNKDNQEDKEPLFDAADTLRDSLRAFADMIPAIKPKHAIMREAALRGFSTATDLADYLVRRGLPFRDCHEIVGHAVKYGVESGKDLAEMSLEELRTFSDQIDQDVFAVLTLEGSVNARNHIGGTAPTQVKAAVVRGEALLASR is encoded by the coding sequence ATGAGCACCGACAAGACCAATCAGTCCTGGGGCGGCCGCTTCAGTGAACCTGTCGACGCGTTTGTCGCCCGCTTCACCGCCTCCGTCACTTTTGATCAACGCCTCTATCGCCACGACATCATGGGCTCCATTGCCCACGCAACGATGCTGGCCCACGTCGGCGTTCTGACCGACGCAGAACGCGACTCCATCATTGATGGCTTGAACAACATCCAGACCGAAATCGAGGCCGGCAACTTTGACTGGCGCATCGATCTGGAAGATGTGCACATGAATATCGAAGCGCGTTTGACCGACCGCATCGGCGTCACCGGCAAAAAGCTGCACACCGGACGCAGCCGTAACGACCAGGTCGCGACCGATATTCGCCTGTGGTTGCGCGATGAAATCGACCTGATCCTGGCTGAGATCACTCGCCTGCAGCAGGGTCTGCTAGGGCAAGCTAAACGCGAAGCCGAGACCATCATGCCTGGTTTCACCCACTTGCAAACCGCGCAACCGGTGACATTTGGTCACCACATGTTGGCGTGGTTCGAGATGCTCAGCCGCGATTACGAACGCCTGGTCGACTGCCGCAAACGCCTCAATCGCTTGCCGCTGGGCAGCGCTGCACTGGCGGGTACGACTTACCCGATTGATCGTGAACTTGTGTGCAAGCTGCTCGGTTTTGATGCCGTCGGCGGCAATTCACTGGACAGCGTTTCCGACCGTGACTTCGCCATCGAGTTTTGTTCGGCTGCCAGCGTGGCGATGATGCACTTGTCGCGCTTCTCCGAAGAACTGGTGTTGTGGACCAGCGCACAGTTTCAGTTCATTGACCTGCCAGATCGCTTCTGCACAGGCAGTTCGATCATGCCGCAAAAGAAAAACCCTGACGTGCCAGAACTGGTACGCGGCAAAAGTGGCCGGGTATTTGGTGCCTTGATGGGCCTGCTGACCTTGATGAAGGGCCAGCCTTTGGCCTACAACAAGGACAATCAGGAAGACAAGGAGCCGCTGTTCGACGCCGCCGACACCCTGCGCGATTCGTTGCGTGCGTTTGCCGACATGATTCCGGCGATCAAACCCAAACACGCGATCATGCGCGAAGCGGCCTTACGTGGTTTCTCCACCGCCACTGACCTCGCCGATTACCTGGTGCGTCGCGGCCTGCCGTTTCGCGACTGCCACGAAATCGTTGGCCACGCGGTGAAATATGGCGTGGAAAGCGGCAAGGACCTGGCCGAAATGAGCCTGGAAGAACTGCGCACCTTCAGCGATCAAATCGATCAGGATGTGTTCGCCGTGCTGACCCTCGAAGGCTCGGTCAACGCGCGCAACCACATCGGCGGCACCGCGCCGACGCAGGTCAAAGCGGCAGTGGTTCGCGGCGAAGCACTGCTGGCCTCCCGCTAA
- the cyaY gene encoding iron donor protein CyaY, whose translation MSLTEARFHDLVDATQQALEDIFDESDMDLDLEASAGVLTVKFENGTQLIFSRQEPLRQLWLAAKSGGFHFDYDEEEKRWACDTSEELLSEMLHRLCLQQGGVALDFDEI comes from the coding sequence ATGAGTTTGACTGAAGCCCGCTTTCACGATCTGGTTGATGCCACCCAGCAAGCGCTGGAGGATATTTTCGATGAGAGCGATATGGATCTGGACCTGGAAGCCTCGGCGGGCGTGCTGACCGTGAAGTTTGAAAACGGTACGCAGCTCATCTTTAGCCGTCAGGAACCGCTGCGTCAGCTGTGGTTGGCAGCGAAATCCGGTGGTTTCCATTTCGACTACGACGAAGAAGAAAAGCGTTGGGCGTGCGATACCAGCGAAGAGTTGCTCAGTGAAATGCTCCATCGCCTGTGCTTGCAGCAGGGTGGTGTTGCGCTGGATTTCGACGAGATTTGA
- a CDS encoding LytTR family DNA-binding domain-containing protein, with product MNVLIVDDEPLARERLSRLVSELEGYRVLEPSATNGEEALALIDSLKPDVVLLDIRMPGLDGLQVAAKLCERETPPAVVFCTAHDEFALEAFQVSAVGYLVKPVRAEHLLEALKKAERPNRVQLAAMTRPAAETGSGPRTHISARTRKGIELIPLNQVIFFIADHKYVTLRHEGGEVLLDEPLKALEDEFGDRFVRIHRNALVARDRIERLQRTPLGHFQLFLRGLNGDALIVSRRHVAGVRKMMQQL from the coding sequence ATGAATGTCCTGATCGTTGATGACGAACCCCTGGCCCGTGAGCGACTGAGTCGCCTGGTCAGCGAACTCGAGGGCTACAGAGTCCTCGAACCCAGCGCTACCAATGGCGAAGAAGCCTTGGCGCTGATCGATAGCCTTAAACCGGATGTAGTGCTGCTCGATATCCGTATGCCGGGTCTGGACGGTCTGCAAGTCGCCGCAAAACTGTGCGAACGCGAGACGCCGCCCGCCGTAGTTTTCTGCACCGCCCACGACGAATTTGCGCTGGAGGCATTTCAGGTCAGCGCGGTGGGGTATTTGGTAAAACCGGTGCGCGCCGAGCATTTGCTTGAGGCGTTGAAGAAAGCTGAGCGTCCCAATCGCGTTCAACTGGCGGCCATGACCCGTCCTGCTGCTGAAACGGGCAGCGGTCCGCGCACCCATATCAGTGCACGGACCCGTAAGGGTATTGAGCTAATACCGCTGAATCAGGTGATATTTTTTATCGCCGATCACAAGTACGTGACCCTGCGCCATGAAGGCGGCGAGGTGCTGCTGGATGAGCCGCTCAAGGCGCTTGAAGATGAGTTCGGCGATCGATTTGTGCGCATCCATCGCAATGCGCTGGTCGCCCGCGATCGCATCGAGCGTCTGCAGCGTACGCCGTTGGGTCATTTTCAGCTGTTTCTGCGTGGTCTTAACGGCGACGCGCTGATCGTGAGCCGGCGCCATGTGGCAGGCGTGCGCAAAATGATGCAACAGCTATAG
- the dapF gene encoding diaminopimelate epimerase, whose translation MLLRFTKMHGLGNDFMVLDLVSQHAHILPKHAKQWGDRHTGIGFDQLLLVEAPSNPEVDFRYRIFNSDGSEVEQCGNGARCFARFVLDKRLTAKRQIRVETKSGIIELDIRSDGQISVDMGPPQLIPEQIPFQASEQALSYAVEVDGQIVELAAVSMGNPHAVLRVDDINNAPVHVLGPKLEHHPRFPARVNVGFLHVVDRQRAQLRVWERGAGETQACGTGACAAAVAAISQGWMDSPLLIDLPGGRLSIEWDGPGHSVKMTGPAVRVYEGQVRL comes from the coding sequence ATGCTGCTGCGTTTTACCAAGATGCATGGCCTGGGCAACGACTTCATGGTTTTGGACCTTGTCAGTCAGCACGCGCACATCTTGCCCAAGCACGCCAAACAATGGGGTGATCGTCACACCGGGATCGGCTTCGATCAGCTTTTGCTGGTCGAGGCGCCGAGCAATCCCGAGGTGGACTTTCGCTACCGGATTTTCAATTCCGACGGTTCCGAGGTCGAGCAATGCGGCAACGGCGCGCGTTGTTTCGCCCGCTTCGTGCTCGACAAACGGCTGACCGCCAAACGGCAGATTCGCGTCGAAACCAAAAGCGGGATCATTGAGCTGGATATCCGTAGCGACGGGCAGATCAGTGTCGACATGGGGCCGCCCCAATTGATTCCAGAGCAGATTCCGTTTCAGGCGTCTGAGCAGGCGCTGAGCTATGCAGTTGAAGTCGATGGTCAAATCGTTGAGCTTGCCGCAGTATCGATGGGCAATCCGCACGCGGTGTTGCGTGTCGATGACATCAATAACGCTCCGGTGCACGTACTCGGGCCGAAGCTGGAACATCACCCGCGCTTCCCGGCCCGGGTCAATGTTGGCTTCTTGCACGTGGTCGATCGCCAACGCGCGCAATTACGCGTCTGGGAACGGGGTGCTGGGGAAACCCAGGCCTGCGGAACCGGCGCTTGCGCAGCAGCGGTAGCGGCCATCAGTCAGGGCTGGATGGACTCGCCCCTGTTGATCGACCTGCCTGGCGGGCGCCTGTCCATTGAATGGGATGGCCCAGGCCACTCCGTGAAGATGACCGGTCCGGCAGTGCGGGTTTATGAAGGACAGGTTCGTCTATGA
- the lptM gene encoding LPS translocon maturation chaperone LptM, whose product MKRLISSLAALLAVACLVSACGQKGPLYLPDDSQNPDDQAKSSQSHKHSTY is encoded by the coding sequence ATGAAGCGCCTGATCTCGTCCCTTGCTGCGCTCCTCGCGGTTGCTTGTCTCGTCTCTGCCTGTGGTCAAAAAGGGCCATTGTATCTGCCTGATGACAGCCAAAACCCTGATGATCAAGCCAAATCATCGCAATCGCACAAGCACTCTACTTACTAG